A stretch of DNA from Acidimicrobiia bacterium:
ACCGGCCGCCTCCACCTGACGCGGCGGAGTGCGCGGTGGGCGCTCGGAGGCGGCATTGCCCTGATCGTGCTCGGACTCGCGGCCGCGGCCTGGGTGGTCTCGCTGCAGCGTCACGACGCCGACTTGCGCGCACGTGGAGTGGCCGCGGTTGCCACCGTCGTCGAGGTCGGCGGTGATCGACGACTCGAGTTCACCACCCGCGACGGTCGCACCGTTCGCGGCGTGGAGCAGATCAAGAGTGGTGAGGAGCAGCCGCCGGTCGGCTCGCGCGTCGACATTCACTACGACCGAAGCGACCCCACCAGCGTGGTCACCGACACGTCGCACACCGCGCGCAACGTGACGCTCTGGATCGTGGCGGTGAAGCTTCTCGTGGGAGGCACGATCCTCCTCGTCGTCGGTGCCCGGCGGCTGCGGCGCGAATAGCCCGACAGCAGGCCTCGGGGCTTGCTTGCGCAGACTGAAAAATTGCAGAATGTGCAAGTAATGGATGGCGTCACCGTCTCGGCCGCAGACTCACGTCAAGCCCCGGCTCAGGCCCTGCCCAAGCGGCAGGTGATGATCATCTTCAGCGGCCTGGTCCTGGGCATGCTGCTGGCCGCGATCGACCAGACGATCGTGGCCACTGCGCTCCCCACGATCGTGGGCGACCTGGGCGGCCTCGACCAGCTCTCGTGGGTGGTCACCGCCTATCTGCTCGCGCAGACCATTGCCACGCCGCTCTTCGGCAAGCTCGGCGACCTCTACGGGCGCAAGACCCTCTTCCAGATCGGCATCGGCCTGTTCGTCGTGGGCAGCATCCTCGCGGGCCTGTCCACCACGATGATCCAGCTCATCGCCTGCCGCGCGCTGCAGGGGTTCGGTGCCGGAGGGCTCATCATCGTGGCCCAGGCGATCATCGCCGACGTTGTGAGCCCGCGCGAGCGCGGCCGCTACCAGGGTTTCTTCGGAGCAGTGTTCGGCGCTGCGAGCGTCATCGGGCCGCTGGTCGGCGGGTTCCTCACCGACCACCTCTCGTGGCGCTGGATCTTCTTCGTGAACGTGCCCCTCGGCATCGTGGCGTTGCTGGTGACGGCCTTCGTCCTTCCACCGAGCCGCCGCCGCTCCGAGGTCCGCATCGATTGGGTGGGGAGCGCGCTGCTGGCTGCCGGGATCTCGACCCTCGTGCTCCTCACGTCGTGGGCCGGCGGGAAGTACGCGTGGGGTTCGCCCATCATCATCGGACTCGGCATCGTCACTGTCGTGCTCGGCATCGCGTTCCTCCTCGTCGAACGAGGCGCGCCCGAGCCTGCCATGCCGCTCCGCCTGTTCCGGATCCGCACCGTCGCGCTCTCGTCTGCGGTCCTCTTCATCGTCGGCGTCTGCATGTTCGGCGCGGTCACCTACCTGCCTACGTTCTTGCAGATCGCCAACGGCGTGTCGGCAAGCAACGCGGGGCTCCTCCTCGTGCCGCTGATGTTCGGAGTGCTCGGTTCGTCGATCCTCGCGGGGCAGATCATCAGCCACACCGGTCGATACCGGGTCTTCCCGATTTTCGGCATGGCGATCGCGACCTTGGGCATGTACCTGATGTCGACGCTCGGAGTGGGCAGCACGCGCTTCGAGTCGGGCGCCTACATGGCGATCCTCGGAGTCGGCATCGGCATGGTGATGCAGATCCTCGTGCTCGCCACGCAGAATGAAGCGCCGATCGAGGACCTCGGTGTCGCCACGTCGACGGTCGGTTTCTTCCGGGCGGTCGGCGGGTCGATCGGGGTCGCGGCATTCGGCGCGCTGTTCACCAGCCGGCTCACGGCATTGCTCGGAGCCAAGGCGGACCTGCACATCACGCCCGAGGTCGTGCGCGGGTTGGCGCCCTCGGCGCGCGCGACGACCGCGCTGGCCTTCGCCGAAGCCATCACGCGCGTGTTCGCATTTGCGGTGCCGCTGCTGTTGCTCGGGTTTGTGCTCGCGTGCTTCATCAAGGAGACGTCGCTCCGTACGTCCTCGGGAGACGTTCGTCGCGCTGCGGTCCTCGAAGTGGACTTTGCGGAGGACGCGCTCATCGCGATGGCCGACCCGTCCCTCGCGGTGGAGAGCGTGGAGACTGTCGGCAACGGCCAGGAGGAGCCGGCGCGCAACCCCAAGGGAGCATCACCGTGACCCAGGGACTGCGCGAGCGGAAGAAGGCAGAGACGCGCGACGCGCTCGCGTCGGCCGCGCTGCGTCTCGCCGACGAGCTGGGCCCCGATCGGGTCACGATCGACAACATCGCGACCGCGGCCGGTGTGTCGCCCCGCACGTTCTTCAATTACTTCGCGTCCAAGGAAGATGCGATCGTCGGCAGCAGCGAATCGAGCACCGCGCGTGTCGTGGACGCGCTCGTGGCTCGGCCGGCGCGGGAAGCTCCGATCGACGCGCTGCGGGCCGCGGTCCACGCGAGCGCCGATCACCTGCAGGCCGATCCCGACGACTGGCTGATCCGGCACCGCCTGGTCGGCCGGTATCCCGCGCTCGGGGTCCGCTATGCGGCGCGTTTGGCCGCGGTCGAACACGAGCTGGTGCTCGAGATCGCGCGCCGGACCAAACTCGACGCCGACGTCGATACGTATCCCGCGGTGATGGTCAGCGCCGCGCTGGCTGCGTCCCGGGTGGCCCTCACCGTGTGGCAGGAGCGTGACCGCAGGGGGTCGCTGCCCGCGCTGTTCGACGAGGTCTTCGACCAGCTCGCATCCGGGTTCACCCTTGTGTCCCGCCGCAGCGCCCGCCGCGGCCGCGCGGTCACTGTGCCCAAGCGCTGACGGTTTCGACGAGCTCGCGCGCGAGCCACCATTGAGGTGGACGGCCGGGTCGCGACGGCTTGACGTCGAATGGCTCGGTGACACGCCGAGTCGTGAGCACGTCGAGTGCAGTCCGCGCGGCACGCGTCGATATACCCAAGAGCTGCGCGACGAGCGCAGCGCTCACGACCGGATGCGACGGCAGGAGCTCGAGTACGGAACGGGCACTCGCATCGACGCGCAGATCACGGACGCGTTCACGCCAGTCGTCCATCAACGCGGTGACACGGTCGACAAAGTCCAGCGTGGACGTCGAAGCGGCTCGCGCGATATTCGCGAACCATCCCACCCAGCGATCGATCGACCCGGCCCGGAACTCGTAGAGACCTGAGAGGTAGCCACCCGGATCTCGCGCGATGATCGTTCCGTAACGGTTCTGCGCCCGGGCAGCTATTCAAATCTCTGTATACTATGCGTCATGGCGTATCGAGCCGCGGTGGTCGGGGGGTCGGGGTACTTGGGCGCGGAGCTGCTGCGCCTGCTGGCGGGGCACCCGGCGATCGAGGTCGTGCAGGTCACGGCCGACGCGAACGTGGGTGCCGGTGTCGGCGAGCTGTTTCCGTCGCTCCTTGGGGCCTATCCGTCACTCGTGTACGCGCCGCTGGTGGCGGGCGACCTCGCGGGCCTCGACGTCGTGTTCCTCGCGCTCCCGCACGGACGGTCGCAGTCGATCGCCGGCGCGCTGGTCGACACCGTCGGCCACGTCGTCGATCTCGGCGCCGACTTCCGCCTTCCACAGCCCGACTACGAGGAGTGGTACGGCGAGACCCACACCGCGCCCGAGCTGCTCGACCAGTTCGCCTTCGGGCTTCCCGAGCTCTACCGCACCGAGATCGGCGCGGCCCGTCACGTCGCCGCGCCGGGCTGCTATCCCACGACCGCGTTGCTCGCGCTCGCGCCGCTGTTGCACGACGGGCTGATCGAACCGTCGGGCATCGTCGTCGACGCCGTATCCGGCGTGTCGGGTGCGGGCCGCGGCGCCAAGGTCACGAGCCTGTTCTCGGAGGTCAACGAGAACGTCACCGCGTACGGGTTGCTCACGCATCGCCACACCGCGGAGATGGAGATGGCGCTCACGCACGTCGCACACCAGTCGGTGCAGGTGCTGTTCACACCGCATCTCGTGCCGATGACGCGGGGACTCCTGGCCACGTGTTACGCGCGCCCCACAGTCGACCACCTCAGCACCGCGGAGCTGCTCGGGCGCTACCGCGCCTTCTACGACGGCGAACCGTTCGTCGTGGTCACCGACGAGTCGCCGGCAACCAAGGCAACGCTCAGCTCGAACACCGCGCACGTGACCGTGCGCTACGACCCTCGCACGAACACGGTGCTCGCGCTCGGCGCGCTCGACAACCTCGTGAAGGGCGGGTCGGGCCAGGCGGTCCAGTGCGCCAACCTGCTGCTCGGCCTTCCGGAAACGACTGCCCTCCCGAGCACGGGGTTGATGCCATGAGGCTCGCGTCCGCGGCGCAGGTACCCTNNNNNNNNNNCCCCCCCCCCCCCCCCCGGGGCCCGAGCGGCCCGGCGCGAAGCGCCGAGAGCGGGCAGACATGAGCATCACTGCGGCGTCCGGGTTCGCCGCGGGTGGGCTCGCGAGCGGGATCAAGCCGTCAGGCGCGCCCGACCTCGCGATCGTCGCCACCGCCGACCATGCAGCGGTGCCTGCCACGGGCGTGTTCACGTCCAACCTCGTCGCCGCCGCGCCGGTGCAGATCAGCCGTACCCATCTGCACGACGGTCGCGCCGCCGCGGTCGTGCTCAACTCCGGCAACGCAAACGCGGCAACCGGCGAAGCGGGAAGGCGAGACGCGCTTCGCATGGCGGAGCTCACCGCCGAGTCGCTCGGCTGCGCGCCGCGTGACGTGCTCGTGTGCTCGACCGGCCTCATCGGGATCCCGATGCCGATGGAACCGATCGAGGCGGGGATCCCGAAGCTCGCGACCGCGCTCACTGCCGATGCCGCGGGTGGCGCCGCCGCTGCCGAGGCCATCCTCACCACCGATACCGTGCGCAAGGAGACCGTCCAGCAGGTCGAGCTCGCCCACGGCGTGGTTGCCACGATCGGCGGCATGGCGAAGGGTGCGGCGATGCTCTCGCCGGCGATGGCCACGATGCTGGCCGTGCTCACCACGGACGCCGCCGTCGACCCGAGCACGCTGCGCACGATGCTCGCGAGCGCCGTAACCAACTCGTTCAACAGCCTCGTCGTCGACGACTGCACCAGTACCAACGACACCGTGCTATTGCTCGCGAGCGGCGCGCTCGGCAACCCGCCGATCACTCGATCCGGCCGCGCCTACGAAGCGTTCGCCGATGCGCTCGCGGCCGCGTGCGCCGATCTCGCGCGCCAGATGGCGGCGGACGCGGAGGGCGCCACGAAGCTCGCGACCATCGTCGTGCGCGGCGCCCGTTCCGCGGCCGAGGCGCGTACCGCGGCGCGGGCGGTGGCCCGTAGCCAGCTCGTGCAGTGCTCGCTGTACGGCAACGATCCCTACTGGGGCCGGGTGTTGTCCGAGCTCGGAGCGAGCGGCGCCCGCTTCGACCCCGAGCGCGTCGACATCTCGTATCAAGGCGTCGAGGTGTGTCATGACGGCATTGCCGCGCCGCACGACTCGGCGGCACTCGCCGAACTGATGGCGGGCAAGGACATTTCGATCGAGTGCGACCTCCGCGCCGGCACCGGCGACGCCACCGTGACCTTCACCGACCTGACCCACGCGTATGTGGACGAGAACATGGGGACCTCCTGATGGACGCCAAGGAGAAGGCGGCGATCCTGGCGGAGGCGTTGCCGTACATCCAGGAGTTCTCCGGCACGACCGTCGTGGTGAAGTACGGCGGCCACGCCATGGAAGACCCCGCGCTCGCCGATCTGTTCGCTCAGGACGTCGTGCTCATGCGCTACGTCGGTATGAACCCCGTCGTCGTCCACGGCGGCGGTCCCCAGATCACCGAACTGATGCAGCGCCTCGGGAAGGAACCCCAGTTCGTCGACGGGCTGCGGATCACCGACGCCGAGACCGTCGACATCGTGCGCATGGCACTGGTTGGCAAGGTCAACCGCGAGATCGTCGCTTCGGTCAATCGCCACGGCTCGTACGCGGTCGGGCTCTCGGGTGAGGACGCCGGCCTCATCATGGTGTCGATGCGCGACGAACGCCTCGGATTCGTGGGCGACGTGTCGAGCATCGACCCGTCGATCGTGGTGCGGCTGCTGAACGAGGACCTGATCCCGGTGATCGCCACGATCGGCGTCGACGAGACCGGTCAGGCTTACAACATCAACGCCGACACCGTTGCCGGTGCCATCGCCGAGGCTCTCGACGCGGAGAAGCTCGTCTACCTCACCGACGTCGCCGGCCTCTACGCCGACTACCCCGACGAGTCCACACTCATCTCCGGCATTGACGTTGCGGGGCTCGGGTTGCTGGAGGCCGAGGGCAAGGTTTCGGAGGGGATGATCCCGAAGGTCCGGTCGTGTGTCGACGCGCTCAACAACGGTGTGCGGCGCGCCCACATCCTCGACGGCCGCGTGCCGCACGCGCTCCTCCTCGAGTTCTTCACCCGTGAGGGAATCGGCACCATGATCGAACGGGAGTTGAAATGACGACGTTCGACGACATCGTCGCGCTCGACGCCGAGCACGTGATGCAGACCTACGGCCGTCAGGCCGTCGCGTTCGTACGCGGCGAGGGCGTTCGACTCTGGGACAGCGAGGGCAAGGAGTACCTCGACTTCCTCGGCGGCCTCGCGGTCACGTCGCTCGGCCACGCGCACCCCGCGGTCGCCGACGCGGTGGCCGAGCAGGCGCGCACGCTCCTCCACGTGTCGAACCTCTACTACAACGACGTCCAGCCGCAGGTCGCGGCGCGCCTCGACGCGCTGCTCGGCGGCGGCGGCCGTGTGTTCTTCGCCAACTCCGGTGCCGAGGCCAACGAGTGCGCGATCAAGCTCGCGCGCCGCTACGGGCAGGCCCACGGTGGCCCGGACCGTTACCACGTGATCTCCGCGTACGGATCCTTCCACGGCCGCACGCTCACCACCCTCGCCGCCACTGGCCAGCCCCAGAAGCAGGAGGTGTTCCAACCGCTCCCGGTCGGGTTCCGTCAGGTCGAGTTCGGTGACGTGGACGCGCTCGCGGCCGCGATGGACGAGCGCGTCACCGCGGTGATGCTCGAAGCGATCCAAGGCGAGGGCGGTGTGATCGGCGCGCCCGACGGCTACCTCGCGGCCGTACGTGCGCTGTGCGACGAGCGCGAAGCATTGATGATCGTCGACGAGGTGCAAGCGGGCCTCGGCCGTACGGGAAAGTGGTTCGGGTTCCAGCATGCGGAGGGCGTGCGGCCCGACATCGTCACGATGGCGAAAGCGCTCGGCAACGGCGTCCCGATCGGCGCGTGCTGGGCGCGCGACGACGTCGCGTCTGTCTTCGCGGCCGGCGACCACGCTACGACGTTCGGCGGTCAGCCGCTCGCCGCGCGCGCCGCGCTCACGGTGCTCGAGGTCAT
This window harbors:
- a CDS encoding DnaJ domain-containing protein produces the protein MAIREPVDDLYAELGVGRTATREEIATAFRARARELHPDAHPADPSGGEEQFKRVSMAYRVLSNPARRARYDSGHRDATASTPRTPSVVPSPAASPIVVPATGRLHLTRRSARWALGGGIALIVLGLAAAAWVVSLQRHDADLRARGVAAVATVVEVGGDRRLEFTTRDGRTVRGVEQIKSGEEQPPVGSRVDIHYDRSDPTSVVTDTSHTARNVTLWIVAVKLLVGGTILLVVGARRLRRE
- a CDS encoding MDR family MFS transporter; translation: MDGVTVSAADSRQAPAQALPKRQVMIIFSGLVLGMLLAAIDQTIVATALPTIVGDLGGLDQLSWVVTAYLLAQTIATPLFGKLGDLYGRKTLFQIGIGLFVVGSILAGLSTTMIQLIACRALQGFGAGGLIIVAQAIIADVVSPRERGRYQGFFGAVFGAASVIGPLVGGFLTDHLSWRWIFFVNVPLGIVALLVTAFVLPPSRRRSEVRIDWVGSALLAAGISTLVLLTSWAGGKYAWGSPIIIGLGIVTVVLGIAFLLVERGAPEPAMPLRLFRIRTVALSSAVLFIVGVCMFGAVTYLPTFLQIANGVSASNAGLLLVPLMFGVLGSSILAGQIISHTGRYRVFPIFGMAIATLGMYLMSTLGVGSTRFESGAYMAILGVGIGMVMQILVLATQNEAPIEDLGVATSTVGFFRAVGGSIGVAAFGALFTSRLTALLGAKADLHITPEVVRGLAPSARATTALAFAEAITRVFAFAVPLLLLGFVLACFIKETSLRTSSGDVRRAAVLEVDFAEDALIAMADPSLAVESVETVGNGQEEPARNPKGASP
- a CDS encoding TetR family transcriptional regulator; the encoded protein is MTQGLRERKKAETRDALASAALRLADELGPDRVTIDNIATAAGVSPRTFFNYFASKEDAIVGSSESSTARVVDALVARPAREAPIDALRAAVHASADHLQADPDDWLIRHRLVGRYPALGVRYAARLAAVEHELVLEIARRTKLDADVDTYPAVMVSAALAASRVALTVWQERDRRGSLPALFDEVFDQLASGFTLVSRRSARRGRAVTVPKR
- a CDS encoding helix-turn-helix domain-containing protein, whose product is MDDWRERVRDLRVDASARSVLELLPSHPVVSAALVAQLLGISTRAARTALDVLTTRRVTEPFDVKPSRPGRPPQWWLARELVETVSAWAQ
- the argC gene encoding N-acetyl-gamma-glutamyl-phosphate reductase, whose product is MAYRAAVVGGSGYLGAELLRLLAGHPAIEVVQVTADANVGAGVGELFPSLLGAYPSLVYAPLVAGDLAGLDVVFLALPHGRSQSIAGALVDTVGHVVDLGADFRLPQPDYEEWYGETHTAPELLDQFAFGLPELYRTEIGAARHVAAPGCYPTTALLALAPLLHDGLIEPSGIVVDAVSGVSGAGRGAKVTSLFSEVNENVTAYGLLTHRHTAEMEMALTHVAHQSVQVLFTPHLVPMTRGLLATCYARPTVDHLSTAELLGRYRAFYDGEPFVVVTDESPATKATLSSNTAHVTVRYDPRTNTVLALGALDNLVKGGSGQAVQCANLLLGLPETTALPSTGLMP
- the argJ gene encoding bifunctional glutamate N-acetyltransferase/amino-acid acetyltransferase ArgJ, with translation MSITAASGFAAGGLASGIKPSGAPDLAIVATADHAAVPATGVFTSNLVAAAPVQISRTHLHDGRAAAVVLNSGNANAATGEAGRRDALRMAELTAESLGCAPRDVLVCSTGLIGIPMPMEPIEAGIPKLATALTADAAGGAAAAEAILTTDTVRKETVQQVELAHGVVATIGGMAKGAAMLSPAMATMLAVLTTDAAVDPSTLRTMLASAVTNSFNSLVVDDCTSTNDTVLLLASGALGNPPITRSGRAYEAFADALAAACADLARQMAADAEGATKLATIVVRGARSAAEARTAARAVARSQLVQCSLYGNDPYWGRVLSELGASGARFDPERVDISYQGVEVCHDGIAAPHDSAALAELMAGKDISIECDLRAGTGDATVTFTDLTHAYVDENMGTS
- the argB gene encoding acetylglutamate kinase; its protein translation is MDAKEKAAILAEALPYIQEFSGTTVVVKYGGHAMEDPALADLFAQDVVLMRYVGMNPVVVHGGGPQITELMQRLGKEPQFVDGLRITDAETVDIVRMALVGKVNREIVASVNRHGSYAVGLSGEDAGLIMVSMRDERLGFVGDVSSIDPSIVVRLLNEDLIPVIATIGVDETGQAYNINADTVAGAIAEALDAEKLVYLTDVAGLYADYPDESTLISGIDVAGLGLLEAEGKVSEGMIPKVRSCVDALNNGVRRAHILDGRVPHALLLEFFTREGIGTMIERELK
- a CDS encoding acetylornithine transaminase; its protein translation is MTTFDDIVALDAEHVMQTYGRQAVAFVRGEGVRLWDSEGKEYLDFLGGLAVTSLGHAHPAVADAVAEQARTLLHVSNLYYNDVQPQVAARLDALLGGGGRVFFANSGAEANECAIKLARRYGQAHGGPDRYHVISAYGSFHGRTLTTLAATGQPQKQEVFQPLPVGFRQVEFGDVDALAAAMDERVTAVMLEAIQGEGGVIGAPDGYLAAVRALCDEREALMIVDEVQAGLGRTGKWFGFQHAEGVRPDIVTMAKALGNGVPIGACWARDDVASVFAAGDHATTFGGQPLAARAALTVLEVMEAEDVPALATRAGERLTKALLALPGVADVRGAGLLVAAELAPGIESGPVAAACLEAGLVLNAVTPTALRLEPSLLVTDDEIDAAVAILERVLAESGQRP